The genomic stretch TCCTCGGCGAGTGCCACGGAGACGGGCAGGACCGCCAGCAGGGCCGCCGCAGGCAGGGCGAGGACCGCGGCGTCCGCCAGACAACGGCGGCCGGCGCGGCTACGCGTGCGTGCGGCCCACTCTGGCACGAACCCAGCGTGACACCACGGCTGCGTCCAGTGCGTGAACCACGCCCAACAGCACGATCCCGACGGCCGCGCCGACGACTGCGTCGGTGACCCAGTGGAAGTTCAGCGCCACCATGGCCACTCCCGTGGCCAACGGCCCCAGCACGCTGAGCAGCCAGGCGGCTCGCTGCACGCCGGCGGGCAGCCCGTAGCTGACCGCCTGCCAGCGGGCGACGCCCCACATCAGCACGGCGTTGGCCACGTGCCCGGACGGGAAGCTCTCCCCGTCCCGGTGGAAGTACGACCCGGGGTAGGCCGGGGCGGTGCGGCCCGTGCCCCACTTGAACGCGTAGACCACCGCGGTGAGCAGCACCAGGGCCAGCAGCACGCGCACGAGCGGCGCGACCGTGCGGTGGCGCCAGAACAGCCAGGCCACCAGCGCGGTGAGGACCAGCAGGATGGTGACCCGTCCGCCGGCCTGGGTGAACACCCACACCGGCCAGTAGGCGGCCGAGTCGCGCAGCCCCCAGGCCCCGATCTGCTCCGAGATCGCGACGTCCAGCCGTTCGAGGCGGCCACCGACGAGGAGGTCGACGGTGACGCCTGCGGCGAGGAGCACGGAGGCGAGCACCAGCCACCACGGCGGACGCCCCACGCCGACCACCGGACGGGCCCGGGAGGGCGGCCCACCGGT from Modestobacter roseus encodes the following:
- a CDS encoding phosphatase PAP2 family protein, which produces MASGAVRVSDGATGGPPSRARPVVGVGRPPWWLVLASVLLAAGVTVDLLVGGRLERLDVAISEQIGAWGLRDSAAYWPVWVFTQAGGRVTILLVLTALVAWLFWRHRTVAPLVRVLLALVLLTAVVYAFKWGTGRTAPAYPGSYFHRDGESFPSGHVANAVLMWGVARWQAVSYGLPAGVQRAAWLLSVLGPLATGVAMVALNFHWVTDAVVGAAVGIVLLGVVHALDAAVVSRWVRARVGRTHA